The DNA sequence CTCGGTTTCGCCAACCAGTAAGTTTGGCCAGAGATATGGAACTTCGTACCTTTGTGCCGGTCTTGTCATTTTTGGTGGCGTTATTGGTGGAGGTGCGATTATTGGTGAAGAAAGTTTAGAGCATTACAAGTacttttctgcttttgctGGCTCTTTATACGGTGCAAGTACCATTTGCTATATTATTTGCAGATTCAAACTTGTTGGTTGGAAACTCCGTGCGAAAGTGTAACGGATATGATAGATTGCATGCTCTGACGATTTTAATACTAGAATATTTTAGCGCCCAATAGAACAAAACGATCTTGAAAAGCACACggtgcttttttttaataatgTATAATTAATGCGATTTCTGCGTTTGCTTATTTGGTCTCAACCGTAATTTATTGTATACATTTGCTATACTTACGATTTTATGCTCTGCTTCAAGTTTTCAATTGTAGTTGTGCCTTACTCTCTTAACCTAATTCTGATAAGCTTTATTCTATTATGCTTGACTTTCTTTTGGTGAACTTATTCCTTTACGGATGTATTTCATTCAGTAAGATTTGTTGTCTTCAATTTGATTATATCTTAGCAAATTGTAGTACTATCTGCTCgactttatttcatcaagtACTCTTTTCCATGATAATTGTTCGCAGTTGCCCAGAcccctttttctttttttttcctctcctAGAAACAATGCAGACGAACAACATACTCAAACtcgcatttttttattatttttcacaCCCAAAACGGCTGGGCATCTCTTCGAGGACCATcgcatttccttttccattttattGATTTACGCTATAATGCCGCGGGAAGACATAAAGAGATTCAATAAAGAAGGCAAAAATCTGAGATGTCTTCccatatttctttcttcttttctgtttccaGCGatcccttctttttttctccccttCAAAGTTGTGCCATCCTCTACAGAAGTAAATGATAACTAACAGTACTAAGACTTTTCAGAACAACAATATATCAGCCGAAAAAGTACATAACCAGAGTCAAAATGATCACACACACGCCCCAAAGGAGAATATAGCCACAATGACAAGCTGGCAAACCACTTCCAGCCGTTGGAGCGAGAAAGCCAATACAAATGATCACAGTTTGGAAGTTGAAAATAGCCAACCAGATACAGATAGCACCTCACATAACATGACAGAAAATCCTGATGATTTCCCGGATGGCGGACTCAGGGCCTACCTTGTCGTTTTGGGCTCGTTCCTCGGACTAACGGTGGTGTACGGATTCCTCAACTCGATAGGAGTGCTCCAGTTGTATCTTCAAAAACACCAACTATCAAAAGTTTCGACTTCCAAGACCTCGATGATTTTTGCTGTGTATGTTCTCGTGTCGTATACGGTCTCAATGCTGGGTGGAATTGCCTTTGATGAGCTTGGTCCGAGAATCACACTCGCATTTGGCacagtttttcttttcctcgGCATGTTTTTTACTGGAAACTGTAATTCCTTATCAGAATTTCTAGCATCATTCGGAATTGTGTCAGGAATCGGGTTTGGGATTTGCGGGGGACCTTTGGCTGCAGTTATCAGCCACTGGTTTCTAAGAAAAAGGTCCCAGGCCTTTGCACTAGCCACACTTGGAGATTCTGTTGGTGGAATCATCTTCCCGCTTATTTTAAACAAACTCTTTGCTAGTGTCAGCTTTGCATGGGCAATGCGTATAATTTCATTTGTCTTTTTGGTCCTTCTTACGTTGGCAACATTGCTTGTTAAAGGTAGAAACCAGGAGATCCGCCCGAAAGGCGAGAAATCAATCCACAAACCCACACTCAGGCAAAGATTACGCACCTTATACAGGAAAAGCATCGACTTCTCAGCGCTTAAAGAACcagcattctttttctgcacACTTGGCGTCTGTTTTTCGGAAACCGGACTTGTTGGAATGGCAACATACTTCCCATCATATGTTACAGCTGTGGGATACAGTGATTCCACAGCCAATCTCACGATGACAATCATGAACTGTATTGGAATCCTCGGGAGATACATCCCGGGCATTATTGCCGATATAGTTGGTCCTTTTAACGTCATGATTGCCATGATGACCTTCACCTGCATCACTGTTTGGATTATTTGGCTCTTATGGTCTTCCTACTCTTGCTCACTTGCCTCCATCTATGTATATTCTGTAATCTACGGGTTTTTCAACTGCTCAGTCCTCTCTTTGGCGCCAAGTTGCATTGCTGCCATTTCACAAACCGAGGTCTTCGGCCAAAGATACGGCACTTGCTACCTAATAACTGGTATATTCGTTTTTGGTGGCTTGATTGCAGGTGGTGCCATTATTTCATCTAGAACCATCGCCGATTTCAGATACTTCATCATATATTGTGGTGCGCTTTACACGGCAAGTGTTATTTGCTATCTGATCAATCGCTACCAACAGACAGGTTTGAGATTTAAAGTCAAAGTTTAGTATTTATATGTACATTGCATTCGCCCGATCCCTAGAATCCAATATGTCCTTCTTCCTAAATTTCCATCTCtgtctattttttcttcctctttagCATGCTTGCAATATCGCCATTCTTACCCGTAgcctttctctttctggtTGTagcttccttcttcttcttcttttcaaacttcGCAAGCTGTTCCTTTCGTCCTGGTGCTCCTAACTTTTGCAACTCCTccactttcttcaaaaactcGGCAGAATCACTCTTTTTGCCAACAAGCCACTCAAGAAGTTTGATGTCATCTCCGTAAGGCGACACGTCATCCTTACCCTCAATAGGAACTTCAAGTACAAGCGGAATGCCCTTCATCCGATCATCATTGGCAAGTAATCTAAAACATTCAAGTCCTAGAAATCCCCACCCTATTCTTTCATGACGGTCCTTATTTGCACCTAAAGGAGCTTTCGAATCGTTCAAATGCATCGACGCAAGATGCTCAAAGCCGATTTTCTTGTCGAACTCGTCCCAAAATGTGTTCCAGCCCCTTTCAGTGCTAATATCGTACCCTGCCGCAAACGTATGGCATGTATCGATACAAAATCCAAGtctctccttcttttccaccaGTTTCAGCACTGTAGAAAGATCGTCCAGAGTCGACGCAATCAAATTGCCATGACCTGCCATATTTTCAACGACAATCTTCACAAACTTGGTCTTGCTTATTGCATAATTGATGTTTTCTGCTAATCTTTTCACTGCCTCATCATGATCAGTACCCAAAGATGAACCTGGGTGAAAATTATACATGCCGATGTCCAATTTCTCGCACCGTTGTAAATCATCAATGAAGCAGTCCACCGACTGCTTGTTTTTTGCCTTGTCTGGGTTTGCTAgattgatgaaatatgaTCCGTGTGGAAGTATGTCTTTCCTTGTATCGTATCCGTACTGCTCGcacattttcttgaatttttcaacatcctcatctttcAAAGGAGGAGAAACCCATCTTCTTGGACTCTTTAGGAACAAGGCGAACGAATTACCTCCGATGTTCATTGCGTGTGTAACTGAATTATATATTCCGCCGGCAGTTTTGACATGTGCTCCAAATTTGAATGGCATACCTCTGTTCCGCACATATTCAAAACTGTCCTTGACGACTTTTTGGCGTTTTGGCATCTTGCTATTTCTTAATGCTATATCTAATGCCTTTTTATAAACATGCATCGCCTATGCACAATAGGAGCAACAGAAGAACAAGTTACTCAGTCCATAattgattttgattttttcgattttcgattttttttcattacgCGTAGCTTATCGCGAAATACCATTTTTTGGATCCCGCGACCCGCGTCACGTGAACATCTATCACTTTTCCTACTAATCTATTTGCTTTCAATTTAACTGTCGACTCATTCAAATTGTTAGGATCCGTGATTTCCAAAAGACCAAACGCGGCTAACGGAGTTTTGAATGACACACGAAGAAAGGTTTTGGCAATGCAATCACCAGATGCACCCAACGGTGAATAAACAGAACTCATCTTATTTGGACATACTACTATTTGAAACTGGCTGGTAAGAGTTCGACTCTGGCTGGTGCTATTTTCCACCAATAATGCATTGCCTTCTGCAGGAAGATAACCTAAAACACGGACACCTCGTAGAAGAAATGTTCCAAACAGTTTTTTATCGGCTATCAGCCTTTCCAATGTAGTTTCTCTAACAGTTGAAGTGGCATCTTCCATATTGAAGGCCACTTCTTTATAATCTTCACTTGAAGTTATGAGTGGTGTGGGATGGTGTAAGTGACTCTGGGAAAACGCGTCCAATTCGGAAATGTCCTCTTCTTTGAACATAGTGTCATTAGTGCGATATTTCTGCTCCCTCATTCTTTTAGTTGCCAATTCTGTCAGCTCATCCTCTTCGCCAAAGCCATTAGCACCTTCGTATCCATCCAAATCTGTCCTTACAGCCTGACTAAGCGTCCTTTTACCGCCTGCAAGACCTTTTCCACTATTAAGTAAAGCCAAAAGTTGCTTTGTACTGTCATTATATTCAGGTTTCCCGCCGGAATTATCTGGTTTTATGCCAAAGCTCATCCGTACATTTCCGGAAGTTGTGCGAGGTAAACTTTGGGCTTTCTTTCGCTTTGATTTCTGTGTATATTGATTAGAGCTGTCGAAAACTTCCTGAAAGTGATACCGAGAATTTAAA is a window from the Brettanomyces bruxellensis chromosome 2, complete sequence genome containing:
- a CDS encoding uncharacterized protein (BUSCO:EOG09262XMN), with product MPKRQKVVKDSFEYVRNRGMPFKFGAHVKTAGGIYNSVTHAMNIGGNSFALFLKSPRRWVSPPLKDEDVEKFKKMCEQYGYDTRKDILPHGSYFINLANPDKAKNKQSVDCFIDDLQRCEKLDIGMYNFHPGSSLGTDHDEAVKRLAENINYAISKTKFVKIVVENMAGHGNLIASTLDDLSTVLKLVEKKERLGFCIDTCHTFAAGYDISTERGWNTFWDEFDKKIGFEHLASMHLNDSKAPLGANKDRHERIGWGFLGLECFRLLANDDRMKGIPLVLEVPIEGKDDVSPYGDDIKLLEWLVGKKSDSAEFLKKVEELQKLGAPGRKEQLAKFEKKKKKEATTRKRKATGKNGDIASMLKRKKK